TGTTCTTCGAGGAGCTGCGTCGGGTGCTCGCCGAGCTGCGCTCCGCACCCGACTGCGGGCACGCCACGGAGACGGCCTTCCACCACTGAGCGTCGGCGTGGGGCGGACACCCGCGCCGGCACGACGGCGTGGACGGGAGGTCGCCCGGACAGGGGCAGGTCGCGGTCCAGCCCGGTCGCCCGCTCTCTCGGGCGCCGTCCCGGAACCGAGTCGTCGCCGGCCGCAGACGCGGACCCCGAGAGGTCGGCTTTCGTCGGTGTCGTGGCCGACGTGACCGGCGGCTCGCCGCGGCGGCTTCCGCCTCGGCTCCGCGGCCCGCCAGATTGCCGCCGCGATGTCCGGCAGCGCATGAGGCCGGGGGGGCTGGTCGCACCGGGCCGTGTTCAGCTCACTCAGTGAACGGTTTTCCTGGACGGGACACCCGACTCGGTTTAACGGGGGTCACAGTCCTACGGTGGCATGACGTGACTGTCGCATGAACGGCGTGATCGAGGGCTTCTTCGTCATCGGAGCCGTCATCCTGGTGGGCTATCTCGTCGGGCGGACCGGCGTACTCGGACCGTCGGCCACTCAGGTGCTCTCCAGGACGGCGTTCTTCGTCGCGACTCCCGCGCTCCTCTTCGTCACACTGGCTCATGCCGACGTCGGCGCCGTGCTCTCCTCCGCGCTGCTCGTGACGGGCGTGACCAGCTCTCTGGCCTGTCTGCTCTACATCCCGGTCGGCATGCTGCGGCGCAGGCCCGCCGGTGAGACCGCGATCGGGTCGATGGCCGCGGGTTACGTCAACGCAGGCAACCTCGGCCTGCCGATCGCCGCCTACGCGCTCGGCGACGCGGCGGAGATGGCGCCGATCCTGCTGTTCCAGCTCGGCGTGCTCACGCCGGTCTTCACCACCGTCCTGGACATCCTCTCGGAACGGGCCGAAGGCACGCGGCCGCCGCTGCTGCGCACGATGACCGCGCCGCTGCGGAACCCGATCGCGGTCGCCACCGCCGCGGGGCTGATCGTGTCGGCGACCGGCGTGGTCCCGCCTGCCGCGGTGCTGGCGCCGATCGAGCTGCTGGCGAATCTCGCCGTGCCGGGGATGCTGCTGGCCTTCGGCATCTCGTTGCACGGGGCAGCCCTGCCTGGGCGGTCCAAGGAGACCATCCCGTCGCTGGCTGCCGTGGTGCTGATCAAGAACATCGTCCATCCGCTGCTGGCACTACTGCTGGGGCTGCTGCTGGGGCTGGAGGGCCACGCGCTGCTGGCCGTCGTGGTCTGTGCGGCGCTGCCTTCGGCGCAGAACGTGTTCGGGTATGCCGTGCGTTTCGATCAGGGCGTCACCTTGGCGAGGGAGTCCGCGCTCACCACGACGATCTTGAGCCTGCCCGTGCTGTTCCTGACCGTCGCGCTGCTGGCCTGAGACAGCCGGGAGGGAGAAGGGGCACGGCATCGAGGGGCGTCCCGAAACAGCGAGATAGCGAATTCGATTCGAAATATCGAATAGTGACGTCGCAGGTGATTTTCTACTGGTCGATGAGTAAGGGTGTGGCATCGACTGTTCTCCGCGCTGTACAGGGCGACTGTCAACGGTCGATGCCGATGGTTGACGGATGTTCCCTCTCCTATTACGGTTTCTGGAAGCGCTTTCCGTAGGATCAAAATTCGACATACCGAACGTCAAAGGGAGGCAACGGTGCCTCGGACGTCATGGATGACCCCGCCCCGCGACCGGTGGACGGACGACCCTGTGTCCGGTGTGACTCGGCGCCGCCGCATCCCGGGTCCCGGCCGGATCGGCGGGGCGCCGTCTGGTCCGTGTGCGGCGAGGAGGACCACGGTCCGCGTCGTCGACCCTCGTACGCCCCGGGACCGCGACGGGCCGATCCAACCGGCGGCGCCTGCGACCTCGGCAGGCCGTTCCGTCGCTCACCGCACCGGTTCCGGCGACGACCCCGCGAATCGACCGAGGCACCCGATCCGGTGCGCGGTCCGGATCAGCGGTACGGCACCTGCCCCGAGCTGTCGGTACGGCGGCTCGCGCTCGGGCGGCCTCGGCAGGCCGCCGGAGGCTGTACACGCCGCTCCGCACGGTGTGCGGTAGGCACGACCACGATCACGATTCACAGCCGACGTCGAGCAGCCGGCCCTCGGTGGGCGGACGTCGGCGGAAGGGACCTGTGATGTCCGGTTCGTCAGCGACGACGCGCCGCACACGGCGAGGGCGGGGAGCCGCCGTCGCGGCGGCCGCCGTACTCGCCACCGGAACCGGCGTGCTCGCGCCGGCCGCCCCCGCCACGACGGCGACCGAAGAGCCTTACGCGGGCTACGTCTTCGTGTACTTCACGGGAGAGGACACCGCGGACGGGGAACAGGTCTACCTCGCGGCGAGTCGAGGCGACGATCCGCTCGCCTTCGACGAACTGGGCGGCGGTCGACCGGTGCTGACCTCGGGCCTCGGCGAGCAGGGCGTCCGTGATCCCTTCCTCATCCGATCGCCCGCAGGCGATCGATTCTTCCTGATCGCGACGGACCTCCGGATACACGCCGACGGGGACTGGGACCGCGCCCAACGACACGGCAGCCGGTCGATCATGATCTGGGAGTCCGAGGACCTGGTGACCTGGTCCGATCAACGGATGGTGGAGGTCTCCCCGCCGACGGCGGGCAACACCTGGGCGCCCGAGGCGATCTGGGACCCCGTTCGAGAGGTCTACTTCGTCTTCTGGGCGTCGAAACTCTATTCGGTGGACGACCCGGACCACGTCGGTGACAGCCACCACCGGATGCTCTACGCCACGACGCGAGACTTCGTCGAGTTCAGCGAACCCGCGGTGTGGGTGGACCCAGGACACTCGGTGATCGACTCCACGCTGATCGAACACCATGGCACGTACTACCGGTTCACCAAGGACGAGCGCGACGCGAGCGCGGGCAGCCCGTGCGGGGAGTACCTCGTCGCCGAACGCGCCCAGGACCTTCTCGACCCGGCCTGGGAACTGGTCGCCGAATGCATCGGGCGGCCGACTCCGGACGGCCCCGGCATCGAACGGGGCGAGGGACCGACCGTGTTCAAGTCGAACACCGAGGACAGGTGGTACCTGTTCATCGACGAGTTCGGCGGTCGAGGCTACGTGCCCTTCGAGACCACCGACCTCGCCGAGGGCCGATGGACGATGTCCAGCGGCTACGAGCTGCCTGCTTCGCCCCGACACGGCACGGTCCTGCCGATCACCCGCACCGAGCACGACCGCCTGACGGAGGCCCTGTCCGCAGCGGCCCTCCGGTGACATCACGTGGCGGCGCCGGCAGGCCCGCCGCTCGGCGAGGCCCGTCCCGAGGCCGCGCCTTTCGTCGACATCCGGCCGGACGCCCGGCCGGCCGGATCCACGACGACAGTTCTCCGCCCGATCCGCCGCCCGTCCACGGGTCCTCGGCGGACTCGACACGCGAAGGAGACCCCATGACCAGACCGACGACATCACGCAGGCTGCGCCTTCTCCTCGGTGCCGCCATGGTCGCGACGGCGACTCTCGCAGGCGTGGGCCCGATGCTCACACCGCCCTCGGCCTCGGCCGCCGCACCGGCTTCCGCCGCCGCAGCGGATCCGAGTGGGAACGTCCCCACCCAGTGCGGCGGCGGCTCGTTCCACGCCGAGGCCTACCTGGACGGCGGCAACTGGGTCGCGCGCCGGGCCGGCTCCACCGTCTACACCGGCAACGACATGCGGGCCGCCGTGCAGGCGGCCATCGGCAGCCTCTCCCCGGGACGCACCACCAAGGAGCGCGTCGTGGTGTGGAGTTCCGGAACGATCAGCGCCGGAACCCGGATCTCGCTGCCCAGCTACACGACGCTCGACGTCTGCGGCACCATCCACGTCTCCGGCTCTGGATCGGGCGACCAGGCGCCCGTCTACTCCAGGGGCACCACCGATGTGGAGGTGCAGAACCTGAGCGTCACCGGCTCGCCGTTGTACGGCGTCTTCATGCGTAACGTCACCAACGTCCACCTCCGCCAGATCGACATGCGCCTGTCCGGCGGCCTCGGCATCCGCATCGACAACCGCGGCGACACCAGCGTGCGTAGCAGGAACATCCGGATCGACGACGTCTTCGTCTCCGGGGCAGGCACGCACGCCGTCGAGACCTACGGCGTCGACGGCCTGACCATCGGCACCGTCACGGCCCGTGACACCGGCGGGTCCGGGCTGCTGCTCAACGACACCATCAACGCCACCGTGGGCA
This genomic stretch from Actinoalloteichus hoggarensis harbors:
- a CDS encoding AEC family transporter; amino-acid sequence: MNGVIEGFFVIGAVILVGYLVGRTGVLGPSATQVLSRTAFFVATPALLFVTLAHADVGAVLSSALLVTGVTSSLACLLYIPVGMLRRRPAGETAIGSMAAGYVNAGNLGLPIAAYALGDAAEMAPILLFQLGVLTPVFTTVLDILSERAEGTRPPLLRTMTAPLRNPIAVATAAGLIVSATGVVPPAAVLAPIELLANLAVPGMLLAFGISLHGAALPGRSKETIPSLAAVVLIKNIVHPLLALLLGLLLGLEGHALLAVVVCAALPSAQNVFGYAVRFDQGVTLARESALTTTILSLPVLFLTVALLA
- a CDS encoding glycoside hydrolase family 43 protein, which codes for MSGSSATTRRTRRGRGAAVAAAAVLATGTGVLAPAAPATTATEEPYAGYVFVYFTGEDTADGEQVYLAASRGDDPLAFDELGGGRPVLTSGLGEQGVRDPFLIRSPAGDRFFLIATDLRIHADGDWDRAQRHGSRSIMIWESEDLVTWSDQRMVEVSPPTAGNTWAPEAIWDPVREVYFVFWASKLYSVDDPDHVGDSHHRMLYATTRDFVEFSEPAVWVDPGHSVIDSTLIEHHGTYYRFTKDERDASAGSPCGEYLVAERAQDLLDPAWELVAECIGRPTPDGPGIERGEGPTVFKSNTEDRWYLFIDEFGGRGYVPFETTDLAEGRWTMSSGYELPASPRHGTVLPITRTEHDRLTEALSAAALR